The sequence AGCCCGGCGGCCTGCAGATGACCTGCGCCATGCTGGCGGTGATGGCCAAATATCCCCGCGCCTCGGTGGTCGATCCGGCGCAGGCGCGAGGGGCCGGGGGGCGTAAGTTCGGTTTCTTCCAGAGCGAGGCCGGGCTGTTCCGCGAGGTGGCCGAAACCGTCGGCCTGCTGCCCAGGCCCGGTGGCGGTCTGGCCTGGTACCGCCATCCCTTGACGTTTTTGCTGGAGGCCGCCGACGACATCTGCTACCACGTCATCGACATCGAGGACGGCTTCAAGGCCGGAGTGGTGGATTTCGACACCCTCTACCAATTGCATCGGCCTTTTCTCGAACAGCGCCACCGCCAGCGCCTCGAACGTCTGGACGACCCCGCCCAGCAGGCCAGCTATTGCCGCTCGGTCACCATCGACCGGGTGATCCGCCAGGCCGTGGCGGTGTTCGAACGTCATTATGAGTCGATCCTGACCGGCCGCTTCGACGCCCTGCTGCTCGACCACATCGAACAGGCCGCCGCTTTCGTCGTCTTCAAACGGGTGGCCGAATCCCGGGTCTATTACGCCCGCCCGGTGGTGGAGGTGAAAGCCTGCGGCTTCGAGGTCATCGCCGGCCTGCTCGACGCCTTCGTCCGCGCTATCGAGGACGCCGCCGCCGGCAGCCCCTCCTCCCGCAGCCGGACCCTGCTGCGGCTCATGCCCCGGCCCCTGGCCGATCCTGCCGCTCTGCCGCCCTATCAGCGCGCGTTGCTGGCCACCGACTTCATCGCCGGTATGACCGACTCCT comes from Methylomarinovum tepidoasis and encodes:
- a CDS encoding deoxyguanosinetriphosphate triphosphohydrolase gives rise to the protein MAELRRMDWRRLLSTRRLGKAPAAPGGQPPRTEFARDYDRLIFSSAFRRLQDKTQVFPLAKSDYVRTRLTHSLEVASVGRSLGMVAAEVIRRREPALRDTVVPQDVGTLVAAACLAHDIGNPPFGHAGEDAIREWFAAWPGLARLEEAERADLLGFEGNAQGFRTLTVLQNPGQPGGLQMTCAMLAVMAKYPRASVVDPAQARGAGGRKFGFFQSEAGLFREVAETVGLLPRPGGGLAWYRHPLTFLLEAADDICYHVIDIEDGFKAGVVDFDTLYQLHRPFLEQRHRQRLERLDDPAQQASYCRSVTIDRVIRQAVAVFERHYESILTGRFDALLLDHIEQAAAFVVFKRVAESRVYYARPVVEVKACGFEVIAGLLDAFVRAIEDAAAGSPSSRSRTLLRLMPRPLADPAALPPYQRALLATDFIAGMTDSYAVELYQRIRGIALP